One part of the Vitis riparia cultivar Riparia Gloire de Montpellier isolate 1030 chromosome 6, EGFV_Vit.rip_1.0, whole genome shotgun sequence genome encodes these proteins:
- the LOC117916661 gene encoding uncharacterized protein LOC117916661, which translates to MGMRKLGLLLVLLFFLQPSSNPLQNPLKNPLVSAYDEKHNVSNGGTWKNHELTKISFGQEVMVDRRGGGGHGGTENSGGGTLNNQPTDNKSKPHHNGRNGCSSNHIGLARLVFLLLTSSFLIFIFHGF; encoded by the exons ATGGGAATGAGAAAATTGGGATTGCTTCTCGTGCTTCTCTTCTTCCTTCAGCCGTCTTCAAATCCTTTGCAAAATCCTCTCAAAAACCCTTTGGTTTCAG CCTATGATGAAAAACACAATGTTAGCAATGGAGGGACATGGAAGAATCATGAATTGACCAAAATATCATTTGGACAAGAGGTAATGGTTGATCGACGTGGCGGTGGCGGTCATGGTGGGACTGAAAATAGTGGAGGCGGTACCCTAAACAATCAACCAACTGACAATAAGAGCAAACCCCACCATAATGGTCGCAATGGTTGCAGTAGCAATCATATTGGACTGGCTCGCTTGGTTTTTCTGCTCTTGACCTCATCTTTTcttatctttatttttcatgggTTTTAG